One stretch of Acidobacteriota bacterium DNA includes these proteins:
- the ruvX gene encoding Holliday junction resolvase RuvX, whose translation MPTPVPAHARILAIDLGERRMGLALSDPLHITAQGLPTAERRNKREDMNFIKSLLKKHAASLVVLGHPINMDGSHGPRAEHAERFAASLAKHAGVRVELWDERLTSVEAHHLMRDSGLGHQQRGKNVDQMAATLLLQNYLESERMKAGTGFDQATFDPALGE comes from the coding sequence ATGCCAACACCCGTGCCCGCCCACGCCCGCATTCTGGCCATTGACCTGGGCGAGCGGCGCATGGGCCTGGCTCTCAGCGATCCGTTGCACATCACCGCGCAGGGCTTGCCTACGGCGGAGCGGCGCAACAAGCGCGAGGACATGAACTTCATCAAGTCGCTGTTAAAGAAGCACGCGGCCAGTCTGGTTGTGCTGGGCCATCCCATCAACATGGATGGCAGCCACGGCCCTCGGGCCGAGCACGCGGAACGCTTCGCCGCGTCTCTGGCGAAGCATGCTGGCGTGCGTGTCGAGCTGTGGGACGAGCGACTGACCAGCGTTGAAGCTCATCATCTGATGCGCGATTCCGGACTGGGCCACCAGCAGCGCGGGAAGAATGTTGATCAGATGGCGGCCACGCTACTGCTCCAGAACTATCTCGAATCGGAGCGCATGAAGGCCGGCACGGGTTTTGACCAAGCAACTTTTGACCCAGCTCTGGGCGAGTAA
- the mltG gene encoding endolytic transglycosylase MltG, giving the protein MRRHLTNTQKGWVITVLALPAILLLWLVADGTRPYLKSDHPVRLDVQRGMRTRDIAEQLEQAGVIRSRWTFLVWHRLQFGRSLKAGEYEFASKTSTLAVLSKLVLGDVSFELVTTLEGWTRYDIAESIAEHGFAAREEFLAATEETSLIADLDPDAETLEGYLFPDSYHLPRHATPNDIAAIMVNRFREVYTGLTIGGTDHSTKEIVTMASLVEKETGMRSERSVVAGVFYNRLRKGMLLQCDPTVVYAALRENRNIGKISLEDLKFPSPYNTYLNHGLPPGPIANPGRASLQAAVKPTTTEYIFFVANGEGGHRFSTTLAAHNAAVDQYRADLAATRAAKEEAVAGDASPPSTP; this is encoded by the coding sequence ATGAGAAGACATCTAACCAATACGCAGAAAGGCTGGGTGATAACGGTGCTGGCGCTGCCCGCGATCCTGCTGCTGTGGCTGGTGGCCGATGGCACACGCCCTTACCTGAAGTCTGATCATCCGGTGCGGCTGGATGTTCAGCGCGGCATGCGCACCCGCGACATCGCCGAGCAGCTTGAGCAGGCCGGCGTCATCCGCAGCCGCTGGACGTTTCTGGTCTGGCACCGCCTGCAGTTTGGACGCAGCCTGAAGGCCGGTGAATACGAGTTTGCCAGCAAGACTTCCACGCTTGCAGTGCTGTCGAAGCTAGTCCTCGGCGATGTCTCCTTCGAACTGGTTACCACGCTGGAAGGCTGGACGCGCTACGACATCGCCGAGAGCATCGCCGAACATGGATTCGCAGCGCGCGAGGAATTCCTGGCCGCGACGGAAGAGACTTCGCTGATCGCCGACCTCGACCCGGATGCGGAGACACTGGAGGGTTATCTGTTCCCGGACAGCTATCACCTGCCGCGCCACGCCACGCCGAATGACATCGCCGCCATTATGGTCAATCGCTTTCGCGAAGTCTATACAGGACTAACCATTGGCGGGACAGACCACAGCACCAAAGAGATCGTTACCATGGCCTCGCTGGTGGAAAAGGAAACTGGCATGCGCTCCGAGCGGAGCGTGGTGGCTGGAGTTTTTTACAACCGCCTGCGCAAGGGAATGCTGTTGCAGTGCGATCCGACGGTGGTCTACGCGGCGCTGCGCGAGAACAGGAATATCGGGAAAATTAGCCTGGAAGACCTGAAATTTCCCTCGCCCTATAACACCTACCTAAATCACGGCCTGCCCCCCGGCCCCATCGCCAACCCAGGCCGCGCCTCGCTGCAAGCGGCGGTGAAGCCCACCACAACCGAGTATATTTTCTTCGTGGCCAATGGCGAGGGCGGACACCGATTCTCGACGACGCTTGCCGCACATAATGCCGCTGTCGATCAGTATCGAGCTGATTTGGCCGCAACTCGCGCCGCCAAGGAGGAAGCCGTCGCTGGGGATGCATCTCCTCCGTCAACGCCCTAA